The nucleotide sequence ttataaagttaaatttcGTAAGgaactatatttaattacggCGACGGTCGGTACTCGTACGAGTCGATTTCCTTATACGATTAAATATAATGGCTAAGATAAGGGAAGAGGGACGTACTATAGAAATGCAAAAGGGAAGCGGGGGTACAGATACTATTTTAGGGATACGGTCGTCGGGACGTCGACCTAGAAGGAAGGgcattatattatagttaaactaatagcGGGCTACGTTATATATAGGACGCGGGGCGCCTAGCTAATTATTAAAGAAGTTAGGGGACGGCTAATTAAGTATAGACAAAAGTATTACGGTACTAAGGCTTACGAGCAGTTTATAGaatataaagtactaaaggtaattaaaggtataatacgATAAGTATATTGCAGGATATAATGTATTAGGAgtaatcgaggccgtagtaggGCGAGTACCTTAAAGttctaaggtctatatatacggaagAACTAGCTAgtgtaaatagatagttctaTAGTATgcaatttaagttatatttacggtatctagtatttatatcgagacatcttgttatatactgtttagctgcaccgaaccaggattattcagaagtgcctttaaccgatatcccttttagaggttctagataggggttcgtcacattataataatataaaaaaaggcgagaaaaaggtaataccggtaaaatattaaagatatttagcctttatagttaaatatttaaaaaggcttttaaaataaagacCGTAgaattataaaattaagttaaaaaaagaaactaagctatagctatttaaagtttattatattaacgataagtaaagtaaagagcTACGGAAATATTTAGACGAGAATctaaaaaaaaggtatattAGGGAATCTATATCGTTAATAGGATATcctatatttttcgtaccgaagaaggacggtagcttacgactatatataaattaccgctaactaaataacgaaacggtaaaaaataattacccgctaccgttaatatttaaattatagagttaattaataaggacgtaatactttatacgtttaaatatacctatcgggtacgcctatatacggattaaaaaaaaaaataaatagaaaatagcgttttgTATAccttatagttattttaagtatttcgtaatactatttaagttaattaatatatttacgacGTTCTAATTTCTTATTAACTATACGATATAGAaatacctcgataaaataataatatactatttcgataatatttttatttatttacgtactttaaagaaatataaatagtacgtataaaagatattcgacgtattatataaaactaaattcttaattaataaagaaaagagcgagttctacgtataaaaaataatatatttaagatatttaatattactaaataaagtatatatagaACTAAGGAAAATCGTAATAGTTAAAGACTAGCCtacgccgtaattataaatatatattaaagaatttttaaaatttataaacttttattaaatatttatttaaagctatataaatatcgcgAAATTACTTAACTATTTAACTAAAAAGGACGTAGAGTTCCGGTGGGAGTAGGAAGAAAAGTAGGCCTTCTAGGAGCTAAaagaggctattttaaaggacctagtatttaaattattaaaccctagtcgactatttaaggttaaagcggatatattaaactatacgatcggtaaataattaaagtagcgaaacgataatagtaagttatatttagtaaccttctttttaaagaagCTCGAAggaatatattaaaattacttaatctataataaggaattacttattattatcgaagcgttcgaggaataaaggttatactttagcggtattaaatataaaatatagatctatacggattataagaacctacggtactttattactataaaggtttttaatatataataaatataataattaaagtttctttcggaatttaatttttaaattaattataaaaaaggttcggagaacgctaaagtaaacgtatttagccgGTAAaccgattactataaagatatatttagggagttactattattatttaaggaagcgctaaataatacttttaaatatctactatagccgtaaataaaatattatataatatattgtaaaaaagttatttttaataagtattaaagaaagttaaataacgatattataaagtaatattaataggaaaagctagagctataaggtatttagaaaaataattaagaaagactatagtataggaatcgagcgtatGTAAAGTTAGGTAatagaatagtattagtaataaagatttatatatcgaagttcggaggatatataagtattactaaaattatagaaaagattaaataatattttaattaattaaagattaaaaacgacgttaaagaagctatttaattatactatatgTATAAAAAAACgaaggttataaagtataaaccctatagatttctaaagctactattaatagtaaaacggctatagagtttaattacgataaactttattattaaattattaaagtctAAAGAtatagtaaccggcgttaagtataataatatattaacggtaatcgataagcttactaaataaatatattttttactttataaagagacttaatcggtaaaataacTAACggatataatactataatatattacggtaatatatatatagttaaaggaatttattacggaccgtaATATTaagttcgtatcgaagttttaaaaagtattaataataaagctaagggtaataaataaagtattttcggcctactacccttaaataaataattaaacggaacggtttaattaaatcgtaaaataatatttacggaattatattaatttcgagtaaaataattaaattaaattattatttacggtataattaatatataatatattattaactaaaataactaaagctataccgtttttcacgaatttcggctataaaGTAAACTTACGGTAAagacctacggttaaagtacctaaaactaaagttaaggtaaataaaatatatatattttatagtaagcttaaataaaaactaaagtttataaaagaaaggatataaaaatactataatattaaaaggttTAAgggactttactttaaagaaagaaatataatattcctttctatacgtaatttatatactaaaagacctaataaaaaactagattatagaaaagtaaaactatttaaagttaaaagaaaaatattaaaaacggtattcgaattagaGTTACTTAGTACGATATGTCtatagttatataccttttatattttacttttaaaacccgtactACACGTAAaaaaaactaatatataggtaatagcggaggataaagaaaagaaatataatataaaaaaaatattaaatttatagtttaatagaggttaattaaaatatttagttaattaattaagataTTCGGCTATAGATAACTTATaggaactataggtatactttaattacctagataaataaaaagaattctattaataatatccggaccgactaaaacttaaataagtaaaaaagacTTAGCTCTAGCCTATAGCCAGATATTATAAGATGGAGCTAGAAcctcgataggaatcgaacttACGCTTTCGACGTAATAGTCGACGTATtacgtattatattataaagttaaaaaatataaaaggaattaaatataaatagtattatacgctttaagtactttaggaagtaaaaggTATACTACTAGCggtatttaatatagtaaggaaaaaagaattaACTACGTTAAAATCGAAGGAAAGATCGGAAGGCTAGTTAAGGCCTAAGGAAAGGTCTAGGACGTAAGGAAACTATAGAACGGTATTTTAAGCGGTATCCGGCCGCGCAGGAGTACCCGGTAAAGAAATAGGGGGCGCCGTAGCGGCGGACTATACTACTTAAgtatcctcctcctaaaTATCCCGCGCGAAGAGACGCTCCTCGCGAATATAAAAGGAGCGGCGTATTCGTTTTACCCGGATAAGCTAGGTAATTAGTTACGAAAGCTAGTCTTTAAACCTTTACTCCTTACGCTCGAACCTATCTTACTCTTTTATCGTTCGGGTTATTATCGAACggttaattataatataaaaaagaaaggaaaatatatttacgggcAAAGCTAATATTAGACCCGTTATATAGAATTTTACGGCATACGCATTTAGCGTATCGTAAGGATTTAggaactataatataaagggTCCCGGAAgtaaaataagtaaaatatagtattacggtaGTACTACAGTAGTAGATTCGAGAGGCAAGGGcaaaaaactatttaatcttataataacgtttttatacgcggttaaatatagtaagtagtaaggtaaagaaagaaagaaagatttACGATATCGTTAGTAGTAAAAGAAGACTAGGCCGCAAGGGCTTCGGCCTAAAGGGggagtattatattacggttctaGAAGATAGTAGGGCCACGAGGACTAATTAAGACTAGACCGCGCCATCGGGCGAGGCTTACAGTCCAGGAAATTAAACGGACTAATAAGATAGGGACTAgagaccgcggcggggcttacggtccacggtctagtatcggccaatatagagcggaccgaggaccgtatataaaacgacggtctacggtccataaatctatatatacggaggaactggctggcgtagatagacagttccgcagtatgcaatttaagttatatttacggtatctagtatttatatcgagatatcttattatatactgtttagctgcactGAACTAGAATTATTcagaagtacctttaaccgatatccctttcagaggttctggataggggttcgtcataACCGACGACTTCACAATTCGCAATAAAGTCTGGAAAGCCCTAACATATATCTATATTCAAACTAATGCGGCTAACAAAACGATCTCGAAGCTAATAAAGAAGAGGGCGTTATTAAAGGCGACGTAGCGGGTATCCCATATCAGTACTATAACTTAATATAAGAGACGAACGGTAATAGAACTATTATCTCGGTTAGCTAAAAAGCGGGCGAGgataataattattactaCTTCCCACAAAAATAAGGAGGGGAAATAGCGTTTTATAGTAGAGTTAGGTTCAGAGCAGTACGATAATAGTTTTAGAGGGTGGCTAATATGCTCGCCCCGACACTAGACGAGGAGCTCGTTGACGGCTCACGGATCACTTACGTTTAGCGAAAAAAAGTAGGGAGAGCGAATTATTAAGTCGTCAGATCTCACGAAGAGACGCATACCCTTGCTCTCTAGAAAACGCACTTCTTTGCTACCTACTAAGGAAAAGTCCGcactttcttcctctccacagCCCGTCAAGCAGAGCCCGCAGCTTCCCTAGGAAATAAGAGTTATATTTAAGATTTGGATTTATAGCTAACAGCGGAACCGGCGTCCGTTATTGCACTCTTTGAAGTGTTCGGCCACAGACGAGCCGTACTTGAGGAACATCAAGGTACCTAATGAATTGCCAATAGTGCTGACATTTGCCGGCGTTTGCGTGTTGACAGCCTGTCAAAAGTACGACACCATAGCCACCAGGTAAATAGACCAGCCAAATGTTTATATAATTTGCCCCACAGTGCGATGAAGAGAAAGGTATATACCTGTTAAATCGAATATCTGCTGCGTTGTATGATGTAATCTTCTGCTGCTTAATATAGTTCGACCACAATAATATCGGATTATTTATTGTAGTAGATTAAAACTATATATGTAGCGAAAAAACAAATATTCTAAAGCAATAACGTCTCCGAAACGCTTCACCTAAGCCAAAATATTGAAACATATAATGTTATAAGACATTATGACGTCCACCCTTCCCATTAAAAGCAAATCGAAAGAGCAAAAGCTGGCCAGAACCATGTCCTAGGGCGATGGAACAATTGTATACAGCTGTACATGTTGGCCGATAGTTAGGAGGAAGCCAGATAAGGTTCTTCCCATCTCCTGTAATCCACTTATCACTGACAAAGAGAAGATCGCTGCCCGGTTCTTGGTCGGTAAAGTTATTTTCTGAACTCGGGGTTATCTTCAGCAATCCGCAATCTGTTTCAAGGTAGTCATTATCCAAAAACGATAGACGATTAAAAATGCCATGCCCCTCAAGGGTCCGCCGGTGCTCGCCGGTAGCCACATCCCAAAGCCGTACCGTGTTATCGTGTGAAGCTGACGCCAGTGTGGCACCATCCGGCGAGAACGCTACCGCTGTAACCCAACTGTCATGTCCCTCAAGGGTCCGCCGGTGCTCGCCGGTAGCCACATCCCAAAGCCGTACCGTGTTATCGTATGAACCTGACGCCAGTGTGGCACCATCCGGCGAGAACGCTACCGCTGTAACCCAACTGTCATGTCCCTCAAGGGTCCGCCGGTGCTCGCCGGTAGCCACATCCCAAAGCCGTACCGTGTTATCGTGTGAAGCTGACGCCAGTGTGGCACCATCCGGCGAGAACGCTACCGCTGTAACACCACCGTTATGTCCCTCAAGGGTCCGCCGGTGCTCGCCAGTAGCCACATCCCAAAGCCGTACCGTGTTATCGTATGAAGCTGACGCCAGTGTGGCACCATCCGGCGAGAACGCTACCGCTGTAACATCACCGTTATGTCCCTCAAGGGTCCACCGGTGCTCGCCGGTAACCACATCCCAAAGCCGTACCGTGTTATCGTGTGAACCTGACGCCAGTGTGGCACCATCCGGCGAGAACGCTACCGCTGTAACGCAACTGTCATGTCCCTCAAGGGTCCGCCGGTGCTCGCCGGTAGCCACATCCCAAAGCCGTACCGTGTTATCGTATGAAGCTGACGCCAGTGTGGCACCATCCGGCGAGAACGCTACCGCTGTAACCCAATTGTTATGTCCTTCAAAGGTCTGCAGACACGCGTTCCACTCTAAGTCAACCATTGGCAATACTGGGATCCATTCAGGAATATAACCACAGAATATTCCCCTGATTATGCTTTTCATTGGCGCAAAAATAATTGTGGAAGTATAAGTCTGAAGGGGGCAAATGTCGATAATCTGGCGGAAGCTAAGAATAAATCGTACTGCATCGTGTAAAAACGCGGAGATCGTGGAACTAAAATCGGGCTATATATTTCGTGTTAGCCAATATTTATAAACCTACTTCTGTAAGCCTTACACCAAGGAGACCCTGTAAATCCCTAATCATTCCAATACTTATAGATAGTTTCCCAAGGAGACTTAGCGCTTCCAGCCAGTGGAGGAAATGACGTTGGAGGAAGGTATATACTTGATGGTTATCGCTTATACGACAACTGCTTTGCTGAACGTGATAGACCCAGTATAGGCACGCATACCGGACATCTGATGGCAAATGGGAGTCGATGACTGACGACTCAATCTCGGCACGAGCTGTTCCAGGCATTCTCAGATCGCAGATGTCCTTCTTCAAGCAACCAGAAAGAAGCTCCAAGCATCTGATCGCAATTTTTTCGTGGGTTGCACCCCTGTCTATCCAGAACGGGTTGGTGCCCTGTTTGTTGGGATCAACGAGAAAGTCATGGAATGACAAATGAAACATCCTAACCGGGGATGTAGGAGAGTCCGGTACGCTAAGGACGGAGTGAAGTGGTGCAAGTCTGCGAATAACGACCTTCTCTTGTATATCAAGAAGTCTGGCTAAAGAGGATATCGGGAGTGGTTCGGCTAAGAGCACAATCGGGCCCACGACCATCCGGAATTCATCAAGAAGGGATCTCCTAGATGCCTCGGAACTGACAAGCAACCGATCAAGGACTGGGCGATATGTTGCGTCCAGCTTGTCGATCTCGGATTGCTGTGTTCCTGACTGATATTCCAGGATCTTTGCTAATTGATCACCGGGATCACACCATGCTGGGTCCCGGATAAAACGGCAAACAGTAGCTGCAAAGATAAAGAGGGGAACGGCCATCCTGACCAAGTCTTGGACAATCTGGGGACCAGGCCAATCGTGCGGAAGCTGCTGCCCACCAGGAGACATATTATTATAGTCGTTTCGGATTTTTGCCAGCTCAGAGTCTAGGTATGCAGCGATGTCGTGCTCGATAATTAACTTTGGGATTTCATGCAAGACTAGATCTTGGTATTTTCCCTTGATCTTATTGAAGCCAAGTCGGATTGGCAACTCAGGCCGGCTTGTGAGGAAAGCTCTTAGCCGTACGGAAATCAGACTCTTTGCTTGTGACAACAGGGAAATGATAACCCTGATGTCATCGTCCCGTTCGCACTCATCAAGGGCATCAATCACCAGAACAATTGTCTTAATGTCGTCCAAACTGCCCCTTAGGTTTTCCAACGGCTTTAGGATCAGCTTCTTAAACTGCTCCTCCAACCTTTTGCTCGTGACGTAAGGGTCAGCCTCAATAGCAGCCTTGATATACGATGCCAAACTAGGCTCTTTGACAATAAGCTGAGTCGCAATGGTTGTAAACAGCAGGGCGGCCTTGCTCCGGTCTTTCTCGCCTCTCTtaaagaagaagctggcaCCGAGAAGATTTTGGTCCGCAAACGATTGCGCGACTGTACGTGATATGGTGGACTTCCCAGTTCCTGCCATGCCGTTTAGCCAGAAGATGCATTCGCCCTGCGGATCGTCCGCCCATGCCATTATGTCCCGCTGGAGGCCAACTCGGGTATCAGGGTGACATCGCGCGTCGTGCTCGTCCGTGTGGGAGTCAAAGGTAGCACCGTTCGCAATGGGGAGCTTGGAAAGGATGGCATCGCGGATCGTCTGTGAATTCGAGCGTATCTCGTCAAGCACACCACTACTGATAGTTAGAAACCTTAGAACTCGAAATTGGGGGATAGGACATACGTCATCTTCCCGTTAATCCACTGTTTAAGATCGTCAACGGAGTTATATCCCTCCGGTGGAATCTCAAGCGCTTCCAGAAGACCGTGTGGGGAGACGGGGGTGTCAAAAGACGCCCCTTTCGTCAAACTCTCCCTGAACCTAGTGCCATCTCTTGCAATTTCTTCGGTTGCCATTGCCAACTCAGCTCTACCCCCAATCCTATTTGCGCGCTTCTTCAGTTTATCCTCCATGTAAGCCAAGCAGAGCGCATAACAAAGAGCGTTTCCATGCGCCATGTCTATCACGATTTCATCCTGGCGAGTAAGAGGTGAACCCTTGTACAAGAGCGGGTGTGCAAGCTTGTTGTAAAGATCTTCCGCGATAGTCGTGACTTGTATCTCGAACATCACGTCGCAGAACTGAGAAAGGGCTCCGCATTTCGCTTTTTCCAAGCTGACGCGATAGTTGCGAGTCTCGTAGGCACCGAACCGTGTTTTCCAGGACCGACCAACCTCACGGTCACGGACGAAAATAACtggctcctcttccttccgAAAACTTTCTTTGATGAAGCGAACGGCTCTCTCCATATCGTCAGCAAATTCGAGGATAATCCTGAGTCCGACAAGATCATGAATGTTACTGAATATGTCAGAGAAACTCTCGAATTGCTTTTGGCTGCGATCCAAGAGCGCTTTCTCGCGCCGATCGAGTGACTTTCTGATTGAATCGACCTGCTTGGTTCTGCTTTTGACTTGGCAGTCAATAGCTCTGCGCTCGAGAGCACCTTTGCAAAATTCCTCCAGTCTCTCCCTCATAGCGTCGTACTCATTTAGCAATTTAGGCCAGACGTCGTTGACGAAAGCACTTTTAGGATCTAGGCTAACAGGCCCCTCGGTCATTTGGTTGATTTTCACCCGCAGTGACTGATTTGGAGCATCACCGTCGCCCGCTAGAGGCGGAGCTTGCGAATGTGCATCCATGGTATGCTGGCAGCGTAGTGTTCTACCAATCGACCAAATGAAGTGGTGATcgtggaggttgatggggcTCGCATAGCCGCCTGTACAGGCAGGATAAATAGAAAGGAAGCAGTAAATACACTAGCAGAGGGTGCGAAGGGCAATGTTCAAACTGCGATGGGGCCTTGTCTCAAAGGTTGACGGACTCGTAGGTAGGCAGTACAGAAGTTGGATAAGGGAGATGATTAGCAGCCAAAGGCTCCTGGAGCGACGACAAGGAGCCAGGCAGCTGTTCTGCCATTGCATTGGGCATCAAGCTAATGCTGCAATTCCTGCAGCTACCTGTGTCTATTGGCTTACATTAGCGAATCACACAGTACCACACGACGAAGTTAAGGTCTGTGCTGGTTTGCATCATGCCGTGCTACGCGACGCACAATGGCCGGCCTGCAACGAGGCACTTTGCAAGGCAGCCGAGGGCGGAGGGCCTACTGTGCCACAACCTCAAGCTGCACGTGATCTTAGCGACATGCATATCGCACTACAGAAGGCAGTCGAACAAGGTACATTAATCTCAATTGTTGGATACTGAGAGTTCTTAACAGAACTGCAATCTGAGATTTGGAGACTTCCACGCTTATGAACTTGTAACGGGTATCTACAAACCTCAAGCTGGTTCTTACACACActtcttccctctccttcagATCGCTATCCTTATACAGgctggacgaggaggatgaactACGAAAAAGGATCATACAGAGATTTTGTCCGATCTCGATGTCAAACCAACCCTTGCGTCACTGGATTAGCCGACTATTTGAGATGTGGGCCTGGAGCTGCCAGTACCATCGTTACTCTCGACTACTCCCGGGACGGACAATCAGTACCGAATCCTCTAACGGTATCCGAAGTTGATCTGGCCAGGCTGATGGGTGCCACCTCTACAACTGCTGGCCGGATTGTGCTCGTCGAGAACATCCAACCCCATCTGGTCAGTTTTCTTGGCGAGATTTTGGATGTGGATCCAATCTTCTTTGCTGGTCACGTCACCACCGACTTCAAAGACATCGAGAAagcaccgcctcctccttcacttACGTTGTTTCCATCTCAGATTGCTGAAAATGGctatctccatctccactATCAGCAGGTATTAGACCTAGGAAGCGCAGACGTGTTTACATCTTCGTACAGTCTAAAATCGGACTCCAACGTTCCTCGAAATGTAAGACGCCTACCGCATCTATCAGGCCGACAGATTGCTTTGGCTCGAGCGTGCTGTTCTATTCTAGTGAAAAAGATCAAAGGCATATGGATTTGTAAGTCTTGCTCAGATATTTAGTGCATCTTTACGGCATCTCTAACATTAATAGGCCTAGTCCTGGTGGATCCCCCTGTAAATATGGTTCATGAGACGTTGGGGTTAGGCGGCCGAAAGTCACATCCCAGTATGATGTTGCATGGAGGATTCGAGGAATTTAAGCAACCGGCGTCTTTCGCGTCTTTCGGATCTACCACGAGCGATCGTTTGCCAGATAAGAAGTCGATGCTCAGCAACCTGCTCCGCTACTTccgccaacaaccacctGGGTTCATGATAGCCGAGCCTAGCATCTTGAGCCTCGGCTACTACCCGATACGCATGGTCTTAGCTGAGTGGATTCTTTACACGCTCCTGATGAGTCGTTACCTGAAATATTATGAATATACTCTGCACGACATCGAGAATCGGCTGCACGATAGTGACATTATCGACCTTCAacgttggcggcggcggagcatGCAAAGCCGACACAAACTAATTCTTCTCTCTGAGTTCATCGATTATTGGTTACAACAGGAATCCAAAAAGCAGCCGTGGGATTTTATACTGAAAGATATCAAGCATGTATCGTCACAGCTAGAGCATTACAGCCGCTCGCTCGAGAATATGGTCCCAGTAGCAACGTCGATGGTACAGCTGCTCGACTCGCGGCGGTCGATACAAGAGGCTGCCAACGTTAGCCGGCTCACTTTTATTGCCCTGGTGTTTGTGCCGCTGTCTTGGGTCGCCAGCCTTTTCAGCATGTCAGAAGATTACTCTCCAGGACACAAGAGCTTTTGGGTATATTTTGCTACTGCACTGCCAGTTATGATTCTAGTCTTGCTTTTATCAACTGTGCAATGGGATCGACTTGAGGGAAAACTGGGCAGGGTTTGGGTAGTTTTACGACGGTAAGCGGGAAGACGAAAGACTGAAGCAGTGTTAGCGTAGCTATACAAAATTTAATAATTGTTCTATAACCTACACGTTGCCTTGCGTTTTCTATTAGCTTTCCAGACAGTTAATGTGAGTCTTAATGGATCACAGTTCCCGGCCGTACATTCGCTTTGAAAtacaaaaatataaatatcACGGCACCGGCCGGTATTTTCGAAATTCCAccggtaccgcctttttttttacctttctctacgttattataataggcgtatttattaatctttaatatttctactaacgttattaactttactttttcgattttaccgCCTATAGGTCACGGTTTTGGAAGACAGTGGGGACACAAGGAACCAATCAGGGCTGGACCGGGTGATCgagcggggctcacggtccaggTAGACAACGGACCCTTAAGAttgggaccggggaccgcggcggggatcacggtccacggtccagtatcggccaatcaggagtggaccgaggaccgtctaAGTCAACGGTCCACATTCCC is from Podospora pseudopauciseta strain CBS 411.78 chromosome 5 map unlocalized CBS411.78m_5.2, whole genome shotgun sequence and encodes:
- the NWD5 gene encoding NACHT and WD40-domain containing NOD-like receptor 5 (COG:S; EggNog:ENOG503Q4J3), which codes for MDAHSQAPPLAGDGDAPNQSLRVKINQMTEGPVSLDPKSAFVNDVWPKLLNEYDAMRERLEEFCKGALERRAIDCQVKSRTKQVDSIRKSLDRREKALLDRSQKQFESFSDIFSNIHDLVGLRIILEFADDMERAVRFIKESFRKEEEPVIFVRDREVGRSWKTRFGAYETRNYRVSLEKAKCGALSQFCDVMFEIQVTTIAEDLYNKLAHPLLYKGSPLTRQDEIVIDMAHGNALCYALCLAYMEDKLKKRANRIGGRAELAMATEEIARDGTRFRESLTKGASFDTPVSPHGLLEALEIPPEGYNSVDDLKQWINGKMTSGVLDEIRSNSQTIRDAILSKLPIANGATFDSHTDEHDARCHPDTRVGLQRDIMAWADDPQGECIFWLNGMAGTGKSTISRTVAQSFADQNLLGASFFFKRGEKDRSKAALLFTTIATQLIVKEPSLASYIKAAIEADPYVTSKRLEEQFKKLILKPLENLRGSLDDIKTIVLVIDALDECERDDDIRVIISLLSQAKSLISVRLRAFLTSRPELPIRLGFNKIKGKYQDLVLHEIPKLIIEHDIAAYLDSELAKIRNDYNNMSPGGQQLPHDWPGPQIVQDLVRMAVPLFIFAATVCRFIRDPAWCDPGDQLAKILEYQSGTQQSEIDKLDATYRPVLDRLLVSSEASRRSLLDEFRMVVGPIVLLAEPLPISSLARLLDIQEKVVIRRLAPLHSVLSVPDSPTSPVRMFHLSFHDFLVDPNKQGTNPFWIDRGATHEKIAIRCLELLSGCLKKDICDLRMPGTARAEIESSVIDSHLPSDVRYACLYWVYHVQQSSCRISDNHQVYTFLQRHFLHWLEALSLLGKLSISIGMIRDLQGLLGPDFSSTISAFLHDAVRFILSFRQIIDICPLQTYTSTIIFAPMKSIIRGIFCGYIPEWIPVLPMVDLEWNACLQTFEGHNNWVTAVAFSPDGATLASASYDNTVRLWDVATGEHRRTLEGHDSCVTAVAFSPDGATLASGSHDNTVRLWDVVTGEHRWTLEGHNGDVTAVAFSPDGATLASASYDNTVRLWDVATGEHRRTLEGHNGGVTAVAFSPDGATLASASHDNTVRLWDVATGEHRRTLEGHDSWVTAVAFSPDGATLASGSYDNTVRLWDVATGEHRRTLEGHDSWVTAVAFSPDGATLASASHDNTVRLWDVATGEHRRTLEGHGIFNRLSFLDNDYLETDCGLLKITPSSENNFTDQEPGSDLLFVSDKWITGDGKNLIWLPPNYRPTCTAVYNCSIALGHGSGQLLLFRFAFNGKGGRHNVL
- a CDS encoding uncharacterized protein (EggNog:ENOG503P0BR), with translation MNYEKGSYRDFVRSRCQTNPCVTGLADYLRCGPGAASTIVTLDYSRDGQSVPNPLTVSEVDLARLMGATSTTAGRIVLVENIQPHLVSFLGEILDVDPIFFAGHVTTDFKDIEKAPPPPSLTLFPSQIAENGYLHLHYQQVLDLGSADVFTSSYSLKSDSNVPRNVRRLPHLSGRQIALARACCSILVKKIKGIWICLVLVDPPVNMVHETLGLGGRKSHPSMMLHGGFEEFKQPASFASFGSTTSDRLPDKKSMLSNLLRYFRQQPPGFMIAEPSILSLGYYPIRMVLAEWILYTLLMSRYLKYYEYTLHDIENRLHDSDIIDLQRWRRRSMQSRHKLILLSEFIDYWLQQESKKQPWDFILKDIKHVSSQLEHYSRSLENMVPVATSMVQLLDSRRSIQEAANVSRLTFIALVFVPLSWVASLFSMSEDYSPGHKSFWVYFATALPVMILVLLLSTVQWDRLEGKLGRVWVVLRR